A genomic region of Desulfosarcina ovata subsp. ovata contains the following coding sequences:
- a CDS encoding HD domain-containing protein yields the protein MKCPGQDTLYWKPGAIFEVACPQCGASVEFFKDDTARKCPSCQHRFVNPNLDFGCAAYCQYAEQCIGTLPEEFLLNADDLLKDRVAIEMKRYFKADFKRIGHATRVARYAERIGRVEGSNPAVVLCAAYLHDIGIVQAEKKYGSSAARYQEQEGPSVAREILEKLGAKPPLIEEVCDIVGHHHHPRDEESLNFKVLYDADRIANLEARKKKNGLVPEKIERIIAKQFLTAGGREEARKTLLG from the coding sequence ATGAAGTGCCCTGGACAGGATACCCTCTATTGGAAACCCGGTGCCATCTTTGAGGTGGCGTGTCCCCAGTGCGGCGCCAGTGTCGAATTTTTCAAGGATGATACGGCCCGCAAGTGCCCCAGTTGTCAGCACCGGTTCGTCAACCCTAACCTGGATTTCGGCTGCGCGGCCTACTGTCAGTATGCCGAGCAGTGCATTGGCACCCTGCCCGAGGAGTTTTTGCTGAATGCGGACGATCTGCTCAAGGACCGGGTGGCCATCGAGATGAAACGCTATTTCAAGGCGGATTTCAAACGCATCGGTCACGCCACCCGGGTGGCCCGCTATGCCGAGCGCATCGGACGCGTCGAAGGCAGCAACCCGGCCGTGGTGCTGTGCGCCGCTTATTTGCACGACATCGGTATCGTCCAGGCCGAGAAGAAGTACGGCAGCAGTGCGGCAAGGTATCAGGAGCAGGAAGGTCCGTCCGTGGCCCGTGAAATTTTGGAGAAACTGGGCGCCAAGCCGCCGCTGATTGAGGAGGTGTGCGACATCGTGGGTCACCATCACCACCCGCGTGATGAGGAATCCTTGAACTTCAAAGTTCTCTATGACGCGGACCGGATTGCCAACCTGGAAGCGCGCAAGAAGAAAAACGGCCTTGTGCCGGAGAAGATCGAGCGCATCATCGCGAAGCAATTCCTCACTGCCGGAGGGCGCGAGGAAGCCCGCAAGACTCTGCTCGGATAA
- the hcp gene encoding hydroxylamine reductase, with the protein MFCFQCEQTAKGEGCTKIGVCGKQPEVAALQDLLIYAVKGIAQVAVEGARVGVSEPAVNAFTCEAIFSTLTNVDFDPARFVTLVNDAARHRDALKAKVQAAGGSVVFADGPATFTPAGDQAGLVVQGETVGVKSDPSVNPDILSLRELIVYGIKGLAAYADHARILGQEDDSVYAYIYEGMAATLDNTLGVDDYVGLALKCGEINLKAMELLDAGNTGTYGHPVPTAVPLGARKGKAILVSGHDLKDLEMILKQTDGKAINVYTHGEMLPCHGYPELKKYSHFYGHYGTAWQNQAKEFAAFPGAIVMTTNCIQKPRDSYKDNIFTTGLVGWPGVTHIKDKNFTPAIDKALAMPGFEADVPGKQVMVGFARNAVMGVAPTVIEAVKNKAIRHFFLVGGCDGAKPGRDYYTEFVEKVPKDCVVLTLACGKFRFFDKDLGDIGGIPRLLDVGQCNDAYSAIQIAMALAGAFECGVNDLPLSMILSWYEQKACVILLSLLHLGIKNIRLGPSLPAFITPNVLDVLVKNFNIMPIGTPDEDLKAILG; encoded by the coding sequence ATGTTTTGTTTTCAATGTGAGCAGACAGCCAAAGGCGAAGGATGCACCAAGATCGGCGTATGCGGCAAGCAGCCCGAGGTGGCTGCCCTTCAGGATCTTCTCATTTATGCGGTAAAGGGCATTGCTCAGGTGGCGGTGGAAGGGGCCAGGGTGGGTGTCAGCGAACCGGCCGTTAACGCCTTTACCTGTGAGGCCATTTTTTCTACCCTGACCAATGTGGATTTCGATCCGGCCCGCTTCGTTACCCTGGTTAACGATGCCGCCCGGCATCGCGACGCCCTCAAGGCCAAGGTCCAGGCGGCCGGTGGCAGCGTGGTCTTTGCCGACGGTCCGGCGACCTTCACCCCCGCCGGGGATCAGGCCGGTCTGGTGGTCCAGGGTGAAACCGTGGGCGTCAAGTCCGATCCGTCGGTCAATCCGGATATCCTTTCCCTGCGCGAATTGATCGTATACGGCATCAAGGGGTTGGCCGCCTATGCCGACCATGCGCGCATTCTGGGGCAGGAGGATGACTCGGTCTACGCCTACATATACGAAGGGATGGCCGCCACCCTGGATAACACCCTCGGTGTCGACGACTATGTGGGCCTGGCCCTCAAGTGCGGCGAGATCAACCTCAAGGCCATGGAACTGCTCGATGCCGGCAACACCGGCACCTACGGCCATCCCGTGCCCACTGCCGTGCCCCTGGGCGCCAGGAAGGGCAAGGCCATCCTGGTCTCCGGCCACGATCTCAAGGATCTGGAGATGATTCTCAAACAGACCGATGGTAAGGCCATCAACGTATACACCCACGGCGAGATGCTGCCCTGCCACGGTTATCCGGAACTGAAAAAATACAGCCACTTTTACGGCCACTACGGCACGGCCTGGCAGAATCAGGCCAAAGAGTTCGCCGCCTTTCCGGGCGCCATCGTCATGACCACCAACTGCATCCAGAAACCCAGGGATTCATACAAGGACAACATTTTTACCACCGGCCTGGTTGGCTGGCCTGGCGTGACCCACATCAAAGACAAGAATTTCACCCCGGCCATCGACAAGGCCCTTGCCATGCCCGGTTTCGAAGCGGATGTGCCCGGCAAGCAGGTCATGGTCGGTTTCGCCCGCAACGCGGTCATGGGCGTGGCCCCCACGGTCATCGAAGCCGTGAAGAACAAGGCCATCCGCCACTTCTTCCTGGTGGGCGGCTGCGACGGCGCCAAACCGGGCCGCGACTACTACACCGAGTTCGTGGAAAAGGTGCCCAAGGACTGTGTGGTCCTGACCCTGGCCTGCGGCAAGTTCCGCTTTTTCGACAAGGATCTGGGCGATATCGGCGGTATTCCGCGCCTTTTGGACGTGGGCCAGTGCAACGACGCCTACTCGGCCATCCAGATCGCCATGGCCCTGGCCGGTGCCTTCGAGTGCGGGGTCAACGACCTGCCGCTCTCCATGATCCTCTCCTGGTACGAGCAGAAGGCCTGCGTGATCCTGCTCTCCCTGCTGCATCTGGGTATCAAGAACATCCGCCTGGGCCCCAGCCTGCCTGCCTTCATTACACCCAATGTGCTGGACGTGCTGGTGAAGAACTTCAACATCATGCCCATCGGCACCCCGGATGAGGATTTGAAAGCGATCCTGGGCTAA
- a CDS encoding NAD(P)H-dependent oxidoreductase — protein sequence MKFIVLSGSPKGVKSVTLQYIRYIENAFPQHELKVIHVTQRIRRLETDRSAFDAVMHEIGQADGIFWATPVYYLLVPAGYKRFIELIAENGAQAVFVGKPAAILTTSVHFYDHTAHNYLHAICDDLEMRCLGHFSADMYDLLKAAERKRLEAFATLFFSEATGDVPLPKRFVLLNRPEFRYRPGRRVKSVDSGRHKVLMVTDAINPDSNLDRMYQHLRRCFNGCLGVIDLGALDIKGGCLGCLQCAYDNTCIYAGKDAFNAAYRDRIMRADILIWAGEMTDRYLSSRWKQFFDRSFFMGHTPSLSGKQVGMIISGPLGQNANLRQIIEAYMEMQRASLVGIVTDETGDSAVIDAQLIALARRLIRHADQQFVAPATFLGRAGTILFRDEIWGRLRFPFRADYGHYRRLGLFDFPQHHWPSRLRNALLLFLFRFPGLRRKINQRMKDEMIKPLQKYLRTH from the coding sequence ATGAAATTCATCGTTCTCAGCGGCAGCCCCAAAGGGGTCAAAAGCGTCACCCTGCAATATATTCGCTATATTGAGAACGCCTTTCCCCAGCATGAATTGAAAGTGATCCACGTCACCCAGCGCATCCGGCGCCTGGAAACAGACCGATCGGCCTTCGATGCCGTTATGCACGAAATCGGGCAGGCCGATGGCATCTTCTGGGCAACCCCGGTCTATTACTTACTCGTACCGGCCGGTTACAAGCGCTTTATCGAGTTGATCGCCGAAAATGGCGCCCAGGCCGTTTTTGTTGGAAAACCCGCGGCCATCCTGACCACATCGGTCCATTTCTACGACCATACCGCCCACAACTACCTGCATGCTATTTGTGACGACCTGGAGATGCGCTGCCTCGGCCACTTTTCGGCAGACATGTACGACTTGCTCAAGGCAGCCGAACGCAAACGACTGGAGGCGTTTGCGACCCTGTTTTTCAGCGAGGCAACCGGTGATGTCCCCCTACCGAAACGATTTGTTCTGCTGAACCGGCCTGAATTCCGGTACCGGCCCGGCAGAAGGGTCAAATCAGTCGATTCCGGACGCCACAAGGTTCTCATGGTCACCGACGCCATCAATCCGGACAGCAATCTGGACCGCATGTACCAACACTTGAGACGCTGTTTTAACGGCTGTCTTGGTGTAATCGACCTTGGTGCACTGGACATCAAGGGCGGTTGCCTGGGCTGCCTGCAATGTGCCTATGACAACACCTGCATCTATGCGGGCAAGGACGCGTTCAACGCGGCTTACCGCGACCGGATCATGCGGGCGGACATTCTGATCTGGGCAGGGGAAATGACCGACCGGTACCTCTCCTCAAGATGGAAGCAATTTTTCGACCGGTCGTTCTTCATGGGGCACACCCCGTCGCTGAGCGGCAAGCAGGTCGGCATGATCATCTCCGGCCCCCTGGGCCAAAATGCCAACCTGCGGCAGATCATTGAGGCCTATATGGAAATGCAACGGGCCAGCCTGGTGGGCATCGTGACCGATGAAACCGGCGATTCCGCTGTGATCGACGCACAGCTGATCGCCCTGGCCCGTCGCCTGATCCGGCATGCCGACCAGCAGTTTGTCGCCCCGGCCACCTTTCTGGGGCGGGCCGGAACCATCCTCTTCCGGGACGAAATCTGGGGCCGGCTGCGTTTTCCGTTTCGCGCCGACTATGGCCACTACCGCCGCCTGGGCCTGTTCGACTTCCCCCAGCACCACTGGCCATCGCGCCTGCGCAACGCCTTGCTCCTGTTTCTCTTCAGGTTTCCCGGGTTGCGGCGCAAAATCAACCAGCGGATGAAGGATGAAATGATCAAACCCCTGCAGAAATACCTGAGAACCCATTAG
- a CDS encoding OmpA family protein, protein MRPISVRMFIAAIFLLTACGHRSTVILVPDPNGAVGEVTVTNAAGSVKIDQANHATTVRDDQTLPDMPEPAGDEKIEQLFGAVLKNQPPSPIHFILYFQSDSEALLPASRDRLPDIIATAKARMPTRVSVVGHTDTMGDKAYNTHLSMRRAQAVRMRLVSGGITDDLIDVSSHGEENPLVKTADNVANAKNRRVEVVVR, encoded by the coding sequence ATGAGACCCATATCTGTCCGAATGTTCATTGCAGCAATCTTTTTATTAACCGCCTGCGGTCACCGTTCCACGGTGATCCTGGTCCCCGATCCCAATGGGGCGGTGGGAGAGGTCACGGTAACCAACGCGGCTGGATCCGTGAAAATCGATCAGGCCAATCATGCAACCACGGTCCGTGACGACCAGACGCTTCCGGACATGCCCGAACCGGCCGGCGATGAAAAAATCGAACAGCTGTTCGGTGCCGTGTTGAAAAATCAGCCGCCTTCTCCGATCCACTTCATCCTGTACTTCCAGTCCGATTCGGAAGCGTTGCTACCGGCATCCCGCGACAGGCTGCCGGATATCATCGCTACGGCAAAAGCGCGCATGCCCACCCGGGTTTCCGTGGTCGGGCACACCGATACCATGGGCGACAAGGCATATAACACGCACCTTTCCATGCGCCGCGCCCAGGCGGTCAGAATGCGTCTGGTCAGCGGCGGAATCACGGACGACCTCATCGATGTCTCTTCCCATGGCGAAGAAAATCCCCTGGTCAAAACGGCCGATAACGTGGCCAATGCAAAAAACCGTCGTGTGGAAGTCGTCGTGCGCTGA
- the eno gene encoding phosphopyruvate hydratase produces MTEIIDVKAREILDSRGNPTVEVEIMLACGATGRAAVPSGASTGTREALELRNTRAKRYGGKGVVTAVNNVNTKIADEIRGMDASDQLTLDACMLALDGTANKSKLGANALLGVSMAAARASANAFGLPLFRYLGGINARILPVPMMNVVNGGAHAANNLDIQEFMIVPFGAKTMAQAIQMGAETFHALKKILKSKGLSTAVGDEGGFAPDLKSNEEALSFIMEAINAAGYTPGKDMGLALDVAASELYEKKKYLLKGENKSLTAVEMVDYFENLVEKYPILSIEDGLAEQDWENWVVLTERLDEYIQIVGDDIFVTNPTIFAKGINDGIANSILIKLNQIGTVSETLDAIEMAKQAGYTTVISHRSGETEDAFIADLAVAVNAGQIKTGSLSRSDRIAKYNQLIRIEETLGQGARFAQDIFIGD; encoded by the coding sequence ATGACGGAAATCATTGATGTAAAAGCGAGAGAAATCCTGGATTCCCGGGGAAACCCCACCGTTGAGGTGGAGATCATGCTGGCCTGTGGCGCCACCGGCCGGGCAGCGGTTCCTTCCGGCGCGTCCACCGGCACACGGGAGGCTCTCGAACTGCGCAATACCCGGGCCAAACGGTATGGCGGCAAAGGCGTGGTCACCGCTGTCAACAATGTCAACACGAAAATCGCCGATGAAATCCGTGGCATGGATGCCTCCGATCAACTGACCCTGGACGCCTGCATGCTGGCACTGGACGGCACGGCAAATAAATCCAAATTGGGTGCCAATGCCCTTCTGGGCGTCTCCATGGCGGCCGCCAGGGCGTCGGCCAACGCCTTCGGCCTGCCCCTGTTCCGCTATCTGGGCGGCATCAACGCACGCATCCTGCCGGTGCCCATGATGAATGTGGTCAACGGCGGTGCCCATGCGGCCAACAACCTGGATATCCAGGAGTTCATGATTGTCCCCTTCGGTGCCAAAACCATGGCCCAGGCCATTCAGATGGGAGCCGAGACCTTCCACGCCTTGAAAAAAATTCTCAAGTCCAAGGGGCTCAGCACGGCCGTGGGGGACGAGGGCGGCTTCGCACCCGACCTCAAGTCCAACGAAGAGGCCTTAAGTTTTATCATGGAAGCGATCAACGCCGCCGGATACACGCCGGGCAAGGATATGGGGCTGGCCCTGGATGTGGCCGCCAGCGAGCTGTACGAAAAGAAAAAATACCTTCTCAAGGGTGAGAACAAGTCCCTCACTGCCGTTGAAATGGTCGACTATTTTGAAAACCTGGTGGAAAAATATCCGATCCTCTCAATCGAAGACGGCCTTGCCGAGCAGGACTGGGAAAACTGGGTTGTGCTCACCGAACGGCTTGACGAGTACATCCAGATTGTGGGCGATGACATTTTCGTCACCAACCCCACCATCTTCGCCAAAGGCATCAATGACGGCATCGCCAATTCGATTCTGATCAAACTCAACCAGATCGGAACAGTCAGCGAAACCTTGGATGCCATCGAAATGGCCAAACAGGCCGGCTATACCACGGTCATTTCCCACCGTAGCGGCGAAACCGAAGATGCATTCATCGCCGATCTGGCCGTGGCGGTCAATGCCGGCCAGATCAAAACCGGCTCCCTGTCGCGGTCCGATCGCATCGCCAAATATAATCAGCTGATCCGCATCGAGGAAACACTCGGCCAAGGGGCGCGTTTCGCCCAGGATATTTTTATCGGCGATTAG
- a CDS encoding Crp/Fnr family transcriptional regulator translates to MKLIRKTLSIIPLFNGLSSEQLDEIGAITVERRYGRGDSIFMEGDAADGFYIVADGQVKIFKTSLEGKEQILHIYGPGNPFGEVPVFSGRRFPANAVALVGSRILFLPRGAFVDLIARHPSLSMNMLGELSMRLREFTVQIENLSLKEVPSRLASYLIYLASEQETANRVTLKISKGQLASLLGTIPETLSRIFAKMTAQNLIRVEGKTIRLLDPLGLEDLAAAGKLAE, encoded by the coding sequence ATGAAGCTAATTCGTAAGACGTTGTCCATCATCCCCCTGTTCAACGGACTGTCGTCTGAACAGCTCGATGAAATCGGCGCCATTACCGTGGAGCGGAGATATGGACGCGGGGATTCGATTTTTATGGAGGGTGACGCGGCCGATGGGTTCTATATCGTCGCCGACGGCCAGGTAAAAATCTTCAAAACTTCCCTGGAAGGAAAAGAGCAGATCCTGCACATTTACGGACCGGGCAACCCCTTTGGCGAGGTACCGGTTTTCTCAGGCCGTCGGTTTCCGGCCAATGCCGTGGCCCTGGTGGGCAGCCGGATCCTCTTCTTGCCGCGCGGCGCCTTCGTTGACCTGATCGCCCGGCACCCGTCCCTCTCCATGAACATGCTGGGCGAGCTTTCCATGCGCCTCAGAGAGTTCACCGTGCAGATCGAGAACCTCTCCCTGAAAGAGGTCCCTTCCCGCCTGGCCTCTTACCTGATCTATCTGGCCAGTGAGCAGGAAACCGCCAACCGGGTGACCCTGAAAATTTCCAAGGGCCAACTGGCCAGCCTGCTGGGTACGATTCCCGAAACCCTGTCACGAATCTTCGCCAAAATGACCGCCCAGAATCTGATCCGGGTGGAGGGGAAAACGATCCGCCTTCTCGATCCCCTCGGTCTGGAAGATCTGGCCGCCGCGGGAAAACTGGCCGAATAG
- a CDS encoding MarR family transcriptional regulator encodes MPTKTNDLYTTAHLFVAAVRVLDHRDGAPPSLKAVCGQLAYSEEKGSYLLNRFKELGIVDTVKSGFNDRIVVADHLAIEALPRDAEESRLEQELKKFKQGKNAMQEKVESIKAQQNQKKQDLFAEIEKKLKQKIEKK; translated from the coding sequence ATGCCTACAAAAACAAATGATTTATATACCACCGCCCACCTTTTCGTGGCCGCCGTACGTGTACTGGACCATCGGGATGGCGCCCCGCCTTCCCTCAAGGCCGTCTGTGGTCAGCTGGCCTATTCGGAGGAGAAGGGGAGTTACCTGCTCAACCGGTTCAAGGAACTGGGGATTGTCGACACGGTGAAAAGCGGTTTCAATGATCGCATTGTGGTGGCCGACCATCTGGCCATCGAAGCATTGCCGCGCGATGCCGAAGAGAGCCGCCTGGAACAGGAGTTGAAAAAGTTCAAGCAGGGCAAAAACGCCATGCAGGAGAAGGTGGAGTCCATCAAGGCCCAGCAGAACCAGAAAAAGCAGGATCTTTTCGCCGAAATCGAGAAGAAACTGAAACAGAAGATCGAAAAAAAATAA
- a CDS encoding ATP-binding protein, whose translation MKVTRKIIQIDEERCDGCGNCVLSCAEGALIIVDGKARVISDNLCDGLGACMGECPQDALHIIEREAEEFDEEAVEKHLETPKDAPEESKTMPCGCPSTQIQSFAPTGDCRDANIPRTQTTAPAQSTLSHWPVQIRLIPPTAPFLKGADLLVVADCVPVAFPTLHRDFLAGKAVMVGCPKFDDAQDYIDRFAEIFKTADVNSVTTVVMEVPCCSGLPSIVKKGMEKAGVQVPSKQVTISTQGEILETR comes from the coding sequence ATGAAAGTGACCCGCAAAATCATCCAGATTGACGAAGAACGCTGCGACGGCTGCGGCAATTGCGTCCTCTCATGCGCCGAGGGGGCTCTGATCATTGTCGACGGAAAGGCCCGGGTGATTTCCGACAACCTGTGTGACGGCCTGGGCGCCTGTATGGGCGAGTGCCCCCAGGACGCCCTGCACATCATCGAGCGTGAGGCCGAGGAGTTTGACGAGGAGGCTGTGGAAAAACATCTGGAAACCCCGAAAGATGCGCCCGAGGAAAGCAAGACCATGCCCTGCGGCTGCCCCTCCACCCAGATTCAGAGTTTTGCTCCGACCGGCGATTGCCGGGACGCCAATATTCCCAGGACCCAGACAACGGCCCCGGCTCAGTCCACACTCTCCCACTGGCCCGTGCAGATCCGCCTGATTCCGCCCACGGCGCCGTTCCTGAAGGGGGCCGATCTTCTGGTGGTGGCCGACTGCGTGCCGGTGGCCTTTCCCACCCTGCACCGGGATTTTCTGGCCGGCAAGGCGGTGATGGTCGGCTGCCCGAAATTTGACGACGCCCAGGATTACATCGACCGGTTTGCCGAGATTTTCAAAACCGCCGATGTCAACAGCGTCACCACCGTGGTCATGGAAGTGCCCTGTTGCTCGGGCCTGCCATCGATCGTGAAAAAAGGCATGGAGAAAGCCGGCGTGCAGGTTCCGTCCAAGCAGGTGACCATCAGCACACAGGGAGAGATTCTGGAAACGCGCTGA
- a CDS encoding CHASE2 domain-containing protein, with the protein MDRSKKSIDPSASLTVTLTVLLAIVWCVVYLLQPFFVEHIKLKTADAIVATVPAPPISNQVVVVDIDEHSLASWGQWPWPRSRLARLLGEINRMEAKSIALDFIMAEPDRRSASVQPEEPPRHRDRQPGNLPHPPPPDTPSASDTVLAATLANGPFVLGFSFIFGDQAQGATNCTLPPLEIIDIRRPSDAVGYPTFHEAQSAVCNMAQLARSAPYAGFLNGHPDSDGVLRRLPLIIYYQGAAYPNLALAALLATLPHQPVRIDRHQGVQCCLLIGPHTIPVDDNGNLTIRFTEKGSIPRHIPASQVLAGQVDPSVIRDKVVLVGLSAAGLAPSYQTPAGGRITGVDVHAQAIETILSGQTIHRPATMVGAEILLALLVAVLFGLCIARLEFFPTIIVGGSGILALGVGAHLLFISRQTLILPFLPAVVIITGGPLLMLFKYWTRQRKAVRQLTEAMILIKNNEKNLNSIIKTIPDIVFRLNASGHITFVSPAVAKYKKPPETLMGRHILDLVAEDDRAKATYRINERRTGSRATTDMEVRLLLSPNGNEGGCQGRYFSVSAEGIYSHGQPSENAFVGTQGIAKDIDERKRLEQRLERSKKMEAIGSLAAGVAHDLNNILSGIVSYPELLLLDLPEESPMRGKIELIQRSGQRAADIVQDLLMIARRGVRDHLIVNVNQIVNSYVKTPECGRLLENHPETRITTDLADDLMNTRGSVVHILKMIMNLVGNAAEAMPAGGAICLSTRNRYLDVEVNRYERINEGEYVILRIADEGVGISTEDLHRIFEPFYSKKRMGRSGSGLGMTVVWNTVKDHNGFVDIQSREGEGTRFDIYLPATRDKIGNTPQRTVLQDYTGSETVLVVDDIAEQREIAVRMLGKLGYRVTSAPSGEAAIDRIRSEAVDLVVLDMVMPPGMDGLEAYEKILTVRPGQRAIIASGYAPSERVKAMQDLGAGSYVRKPYTLEKIGMAVRQELDKK; encoded by the coding sequence ATGGACAGATCTAAAAAGAGCATAGACCCCTCGGCCAGTCTGACCGTCACGCTGACTGTTTTGCTGGCCATTGTCTGGTGCGTCGTTTACCTCCTTCAGCCTTTTTTCGTCGAGCACATAAAACTAAAGACAGCCGATGCCATCGTTGCAACGGTCCCTGCCCCTCCCATCAGCAACCAAGTCGTGGTGGTGGATATCGACGAGCATTCCCTGGCCTCCTGGGGGCAGTGGCCATGGCCCCGTTCACGACTGGCCCGTCTGCTGGGGGAAATCAACCGCATGGAAGCAAAAAGCATTGCCCTTGATTTCATTATGGCCGAACCGGACCGTCGCAGCGCATCCGTCCAACCCGAGGAGCCGCCCCGGCACCGGGACCGCCAGCCGGGAAACTTGCCCCATCCGCCCCCCCCGGACACGCCGTCGGCCAGCGATACGGTACTGGCCGCGACCCTGGCCAACGGTCCGTTTGTACTGGGTTTCAGTTTCATTTTTGGAGATCAGGCGCAAGGCGCCACCAACTGCACCCTTCCCCCACTGGAAATCATCGACATCCGGCGACCATCGGATGCCGTCGGCTATCCGACATTCCACGAGGCCCAAAGCGCCGTCTGCAACATGGCCCAACTTGCCCGCAGTGCGCCTTACGCCGGTTTTTTGAATGGTCACCCCGATAGCGACGGCGTGCTGCGGCGCCTGCCCCTGATCATCTATTACCAGGGTGCCGCTTACCCCAACCTGGCCCTGGCGGCCCTTTTGGCCACCCTCCCCCACCAACCGGTAAGGATTGACCGGCATCAGGGAGTCCAGTGCTGCCTTCTCATCGGACCACACACCATTCCCGTTGACGATAACGGCAACCTTACGATCCGATTCACGGAAAAAGGCTCCATCCCCCGTCACATCCCGGCCAGCCAGGTTCTGGCCGGCCAGGTGGATCCATCGGTGATCAGGGACAAAGTGGTGCTGGTGGGCTTGTCGGCTGCCGGGTTGGCCCCGAGCTACCAGACCCCCGCCGGCGGACGGATCACAGGCGTGGACGTGCATGCCCAGGCCATTGAAACCATCCTCTCGGGCCAAACCATCCACCGCCCGGCAACAATGGTGGGTGCGGAAATCCTGTTGGCCCTGCTGGTCGCCGTGCTGTTCGGACTCTGTATTGCCCGGCTTGAGTTTTTCCCCACCATCATCGTCGGTGGCTCCGGGATCCTCGCTTTGGGTGTCGGTGCGCATCTGCTTTTTATCAGTCGCCAAACGTTGATTCTGCCGTTTCTTCCGGCGGTGGTCATCATTACCGGCGGGCCACTTCTCATGCTGTTCAAGTACTGGACCCGCCAGCGCAAAGCCGTCCGGCAACTGACGGAAGCGATGATCCTGATCAAAAACAATGAAAAAAACCTCAACTCCATCATCAAGACCATTCCGGACATTGTCTTCCGTCTGAACGCATCCGGGCATATCACCTTCGTGAGCCCGGCGGTGGCCAAATACAAAAAGCCGCCTGAAACACTGATGGGCCGCCACATCCTCGACCTGGTCGCCGAGGACGATCGGGCAAAGGCCACCTACCGCATCAACGAACGGCGCACGGGAAGCCGCGCCACCACTGACATGGAGGTGCGCCTGCTGCTCTCTCCAAATGGCAACGAAGGCGGGTGCCAGGGGCGATATTTCAGCGTGTCGGCGGAGGGGATCTATAGCCACGGCCAGCCTTCGGAAAATGCGTTCGTGGGCACCCAGGGCATCGCCAAAGACATTGACGAACGCAAGCGCCTGGAACAACGGCTGGAACGGTCAAAAAAAATGGAAGCCATCGGAAGCCTTGCCGCAGGCGTGGCCCATGACCTGAACAACATTCTCAGCGGGATCGTCAGCTATCCGGAACTGCTGCTTCTGGATCTGCCCGAAGAAAGCCCCATGCGCGGCAAAATTGAACTCATCCAGCGGTCTGGCCAGCGGGCAGCCGATATTGTCCAGGATCTGCTGATGATTGCCCGCCGCGGCGTCAGGGATCATCTGATCGTCAATGTCAACCAGATCGTCAACAGCTACGTCAAGACACCCGAATGTGGACGTCTGCTGGAAAACCACCCTGAAACCCGTATCACCACCGATCTGGCCGACGACCTCATGAACACCCGGGGCTCCGTTGTCCATATCCTGAAAATGATTATGAATCTGGTGGGCAATGCCGCCGAAGCCATGCCGGCAGGCGGAGCCATCTGCCTGTCAACGCGGAACCGCTACCTGGACGTCGAGGTCAATCGTTACGAACGAATCAATGAAGGTGAATATGTCATCCTGCGGATCGCCGATGAGGGTGTCGGAATCTCCACTGAAGACCTTCACCGGATCTTTGAACCCTTCTACAGTAAAAAACGCATGGGCCGCAGTGGATCGGGCCTGGGCATGACGGTGGTCTGGAACACGGTCAAGGACCATAACGGTTTCGTGGATATCCAAAGCCGGGAGGGAGAGGGCACCCGGTTTGACATTTATCTGCCGGCCACCCGTGATAAGATCGGCAATACGCCACAGCGAACCGTTCTGCAGGACTACACTGGTTCGGAAACGGTACTGGTGGTCGATGACATAGCCGAACAGCGAGAAATTGCCGTCCGCATGCTCGGCAAACTGGGCTACCGGGTAACCTCGGCCCCCAGCGGTGAAGCGGCCATTGATCGTATCCGCAGCGAGGCCGTGGATCTGGTGGTCCTCGACATGGTGATGCCACCGGGAATGGACGGGCTGGAGGCGTATGAAAAGATCCTTACGGTGCGTCCCGGACAGCGGGCCATTATCGCCAGCGGGTATGCCCCTTCCGAGCGCGTCAAGGCCATGCAGGACCTGGGGGCCGGCAGCTATGTCCGCAAGCCCTACACCTTGGAGAAAATCGGGATGGCCGTCAGGCAGGAACTGGATAAAAAATGA